A genomic window from Nicotiana sylvestris chromosome 11, ASM39365v2, whole genome shotgun sequence includes:
- the LOC138880899 gene encoding uncharacterized protein has protein sequence MDLLKYIFQKPMPTGKLVMWQILLTEFDIIYVTRTTMKAQALADHLANHLAEIPVDDAYEPLKTYFLDEEIMCVDEVDHDEKPCWKLFFDRAANMKGVGSGAVLISKTAQHYLVIAQLRIYCTNNMAKCEACILGLRLAMDMGVEEILVLGDSDLLVHQIQGEWETWDLNLIPYQECLHELYQRFRSVEFRHIPRVYNEIADALTTLVSMLHHPNKAYVDPVHVQVRDQHAYCNVVEEEIDGEPWFHDIKEYMKLGYIQYMPQVIKRELFDIWLVDVS, from the coding sequence aTGGATcttctaaagtatatctttcagaagcctatgcccacgggaaaaCTTGTAATGTGGCAGATTTTacttacagagtttgacatcatttatgtgactcggaccacgatgaaagcccaagccttgGCCGACCACTTGGCCAACCACTTGGCTGAGATTCCGGTAGATGATGCATATGAGccactgaagacttattttcttgatgaagagaTCATGTGTGTTGACGAGGTTGATCATGATGAAAAGCCatgttggaaactcttctttgatagAGCTGCTAATATGAAAGGTGTCGGAAGTGGGGCTGTACTTATCTCTAAAACAGCGCAACACTACCTTGTAATAGCCCAGCTTCGaatttattgcaccaacaacatggccaagtgcgaagcatgcattctgggtttgaggttagctatgGACATGGGAGTCGAGGAAATACTGGTTCTGGGAGATTCAGATTTGTTGGTTcatcagattcaaggagaatgggaaacttgGGACTTGAATCTTATACCGTACCAAGAGTGTCTGCATGAACTTTATCAACGATTCAGGTCAGTAGAATTTAGACATATTCCCAGAGTTTATAATGAGATTGCTGATGCCTTGACTACTCTagtgtcaatgttacatcatccgaacaaggcttatgttgaccccgTGCATGTCcaagttcgtgatcaacatgcttattgtaatgtggtggaagaggaaatcgatggtgagccttggttccatgatatcaaggaatacatgaaGTTAGGGTATATCCAGTAcatgccacaggtgatcaaaagagaactattcGACATCTGGCTAGTGGATGTTTCTTGA